The Larimichthys crocea isolate SSNF chromosome I, L_crocea_2.0, whole genome shotgun sequence genomic interval TTAGCAGCAGGCCTCTGACTGAACAGATGATGCTTGTCAAATCAGTTCAGCGTACTCACCTTGTACTGATCCCCAGGGGTAAATCCTTGCTTTCACCATCTTATTTCCAACTTTAACGTCTTCTACACTTCCAACCACAGCAAAGGGAAGATGGGTCTGTAATATAAAGATGTTATTAGTGCTAAGCACCAAAAAATAGGAGAAGACTTCACAAGAATACAGTCGTAGAGAAATTATCCTTCAAAATGATCTTGCAAAATGCATACTCTCTTGTAAAATACATagtgtattgtgttgtgtgtttctagGACTCACATTCATGGAGGAGTTGATCTCTGCAACAGCTTCATCCTCTGTAGGAAACTGATAAATCTGCACTCCATTGCTGACCAGCTCACTCATTATCTTGATCTTTAACTTGTCCAGTTCACTCTTGGATACCGTGTCTGCTTTTGCAATAACAGGGATGATGTTCACCTgcatggaaaaaacaaacataatattaGTGCCGGACTGAGGAATTGGTTAATAACATTGTGCTGGATTTTGTAGTCACTTTGCTGTCCAGTTTCTTCATTGTGACGAGATCCAGAGACTTCAGGGAGTGTCCGGTGGGAGCGATGAAATACAGGCAGATGTGGATTCTTGTGTCGTGACAGTTGAACAAGGAGCGTTTGATTTTTAACTCCTCTTCAAGGTACTTCTCAAACTGGGCATCGATATACTCAAGAATGGGTTTATAGCtgcacagtcagacacagacataaacatgaGCATCATTCTTTTATCCTTACATTTATGAATTGCAACTTTAAATCACTTCCCTTGTTGTTTGAGAGACATGCTAGTATCCAAGTTACGAACTCGCCTTGCAGCCAAAGAATGCCCGCTTTTTTTTACTCCCTGCAGTTGGAGCACTCAAATGTCTATTGAGATTGCATTAGTTCTACCAGTCATTCCCATATTCCCTTTCTTCCCTTCCGATTCGCCTGCCAGAAACGGGCCAGATCTCTTTCTCAATCCCatagtgtgtaagtgtgtgttggCTGAAATACCAGAGCAAGCAGGGGAAATGATTAATAGCTAGTGCTGATCTAACCGAGAGCAGTTTCTATTGCTAGCTCTGTGAATTTTTAAAAGGTCAGCATCAAAACAGCACTGAATATTTCTGTAACATGTTTTCTACAAGATTTAATAAcattatatgtttatgtgtttctgcaggacattattttccattttttcagtCTGGGTAGCTCTAAGAAACATCTGCATAAATCTGTACCTTTCTTCTTTGTTGATCTGGTCTCCAAACCCTACAGTGTGCACGACGGTCAGCTTGAGGTTGACGTTGCTCTCCTGCAGATCATATGTTTGAGGGCGCAGCTGTACCTTGCTCTCATAGTGGCTGACTTCCTCATTTTCAAATGTCGTATTGAAAAGAGTGTTCATTAATGTCGACTTGCCAATCCCGGTCTCGCCTTAAAAAGGTAGAAACAAAAAATGCGGCATTGTGAACAGAGATGAGGGAAAAACTAATTCCATATTAATGCTCCAAACTTCACATTAATGCATGTTGCCCTCAGACATACCTACACAGAGGATGTTGAAGCAGAATCCCTGTGCAACTGATTTACTGACCAACTGGTCTGGAAGACTGTCGAACCCAACATGACCTCCGAGCTCAAGGGTTCGCTTTTCTTCATTCTGAGGAATTTAGAAACAGACAGGACGAAGATAACCTTAGAATAAATGACTTACATTTCAGCAATATTTCATCATATTCACTTTATatctctaaatataaaaatacagcaacaacaaacatcaaTATAACGTGGTGAGGTTAAAAAGGGTTTTATGTCAGATCCCGTCCCCACATTCTGCTTTCAAGCTTAAAAGCATTTTTTGCTAATGaggtcatctctctctcttccacttaACACGCTGAGTAGTCCGACCTACAAAAAGGTTTAAAGGTCTCTCTATCACAAACATTATTCCtccagtaaaaacaacaacaacgacacaAAGCAAAGACAATCATCTGAGTTGTGCAGCACTGATGTAATGCTttgtacactgtgtgttttgtgctttaGTGTGAGGACTCAGCCTCACTACAGCCTCACTACAAGACATTTGATTTACAATGATTAGAACAGAATACAGAAGCACAATATTTGGGAAACTGGgatcacattattattattattttttacttttaagtgATATGCAGATATGCTGATATTGTAGGTAACATAAATAGATCTTTAGACTGaagtttggttttattttttacaacttCTTTCTTGGCAAGAAAACCTCTGAAAGatccatatttgtttattttggatgGACCATTTTATATCCAAAACCATCACATCTGCGCTGCTGTATTTTCCCGTGCTGCAATATGATACATATATCAATATTGACACTGATAGTTTGTGGTAATTTAAATCtctaaattatatatttgtgtttgcatgtacagATATTTATGATTCTTAAACTCAATGACGTTCACTGTTTCAAGTTtattgttaaactgtaaaattgTCTCCATAACACTATTTGTCAGTGTTTGATAACTTGATTTGAGGGATCATtgcaaaatgcatttaaatctGTGTATAATAATATGcactatatatatctatagtgTATTTAGGCCTGGCTGTACATGCTGGGAGGAGGCTCAGTCCTCCTATACCAGCTGCACCCTGGGATACTGTCATCTTGCAAAAAGGCTCAACATGAGGACCAGGATGTGTTCAATCCAACAATCATCcgtttctgtccctctctctcttcacacacacacacacacacacacacacacacacacacacacacacacacacacacacaaagagctctTTATTTAGATGTTATTTCACAGGGTGGGAGGATATCCAAGCTGCTGGCTGCCCTGGTACCATAACTCCCCTTattcacagtgacacacacacacacacagtaccttAACTTAACAAAGTCTTCCATCATTTGCAATGCAACATATAAACACTACCAAACACGTGCTGTAACCTATGGTGGCTTTTTAATTAACACATTGCCACGAATTACACGTTTGTCTGGCTCTTAATTTTCGCTGAGCAAACTGCCACTTGGGGAGGATGCTACTGTTTGGGGAGGATACTACTGTTTATCCTCTTAACTTAGTCTCTTGACTGCCTGCTGTCCTGTGTATGCACCTGTCAGAGGTGTCGTTCAGATAGTAAACAATAAAGTGTTGACGCACACGCTCCGTGCTGTTTCATTCCGGACAGTTGGATGCTGAAGTGCGCGTTTCTGCGCGTCTCCACGGCACGACGACGCATAATTTCTATTCATCAAGCGCAGCTGAAAATCCGTTTTATCCCCATATATTACACATAACAGGCCATCTGAACACCGCAGCGATCCTACTACACGTCCCATCACCATCACCTTGCTCTCCCATGCACCTGAACGCTATGGGTTATCTGGTTTTCATCCATATTTCTGTTCTGAACACACAAAAGCATTAGTCACTGCAGGCCCGCAGACAGCAGATCATCGTACTTACTGCGAAAACATCTACCTCACCGGCCGCCATCGTCAGAAGTGGCTGTGTGGGAATTATCAGTCAGACCTGCTCTGCACATCTAACAGGACAGACTCACACTGCTACCAGTATGGCCACTTGGAGGAGGCTACACCCCCTCGGTGCTGGAGGGCGACATTACAACAGCTCTACACACGTGAATGAGGTTTAAACTCAggaattattatatttatgttcagTTAATATACTAGATAATAAGTGCTTTAATGGGCAAACACGTGTTTGTAGCTGTTGTCGTGGAAAACGAGAAGTTAttcttaattattaattatagtTATTCTTTTTTCAGTTGAgatatttctcatattttccCTGTTTTGTACCAAGAGAACATGTTTCGGGCTTTTTCCTCACGtcaacattaatattaaaatatgtgcatatacatgcacatgcatatgTGCAGTACGTTTTTCACATTACCAGTGGGTCCACGTCCATTCACACCAGCTGTCTCCTAGCAACGCAATTAAGATGACAGAGGAACTCAGCTGTGATGGGAACTCACTGTAATCAAGTACTTGTACACTATTACTTCTATTAAACGCTACTTTATATGtctctgtatttctgtaatacattacattttactcagttacatttatttgatggtTAGCAGTtgaatttaaaggtccagtgtgtaaaatgtttttagtcAGTGTATAATGATCTGAAAATAGACAAGAGACTCAAGATTTAGGCTTAATGTTTATAAAGATGCATGATTGGCCCACTTTCATTCTTCTAACTATGTTTAAATTGTgctttttatgtatatttttgctatgtttttattttattttgtttatttttcagtgtctgtctttgtgaagtATTTTGGCACAAAAAACCTGTCCGCTTTTATgctataataaaataaacttgaaaCTAAACTTAAAACTTGAGGATAATAACCATTAATTTctgataaaatattgattaaataaagaatattaaatctaaaacaaacaagtgtttATATACCTTATAGGAAAATTAAGCTGTTGCATCAAACTAACTcaagatataataataataataataataataataataataataataataacataaataaatatttaatgatttcgcatttttcaactttttgatttcattgtttaatccctgcatttaaatatacaaatatataaattaaaaatatatctcCAGCTTTGATATTGATCCAGTTATTACGAGACAAAGCGTCCAGTCCAGTCTGCCCACAGGAGAGCCATGACGGGGGATTGTGTTTGGAGAGTCGCCGGAAGCAGCAGGTTGGTGGGggacaagagaggaggaggagagcacgGCGGACGAGGAGATTATCTTTTGTGCAAACTGACTGCTCTTTCTTTTACAAGTTTTTGGACATAAAAATGGCTTTGACCCAGGAatgcattttgtcttttttactgGATCACGGAGGCAAAGTGAAGAACTCGGAGCTGCTGAACAATTTCAGGAGTCAGATCAGCTGCAGTGATCCCGCGGAAAAGCAGCACAATAGAGACCTTTTCAAGAAGCTGGTGAACAGCGTCGCTGTGGTCAAACAGATCGACGAGGTGAAGTTTGTGGTTGTGAAGAAAAGATATCAGGATTTTGTCAAAGACGTTGCGCACGATGGCTCGCAGAAAACACGCATGGATGACAGTTTCTCGGAAAACGAGAGCTTTACGcacacatctcctcctccccatcGAGACGATTCAGCCAGGATGATTTATTCTGACATTGAAAACAATAACATGTGCTGCCCCTCTAACATTAATGAAATGTATTATAGTGATGCGGGGAGTATGCGGGAAAAGATACACGGCAGTAGTCCGGACACAACCACTGTCAAAGTGCTGAATATCTCCGGAGATCAGGGGAGCAGGACGAGGAAATCTGGAGCTGTGTTCGCTGTCATAGCGGTGAAATCCCCACCGAAAAACTCTGCACCAGCAACACCGGCTGGATTACATTCCCAAGTGCATCACAATACAACTTCAGCCAAACCAATCACGGTGGAAACTAAAGTTTCTAAACCACCAGTGTCATCTCCAAACTTTACAGCTTGCAAGAAGGGTGCACTAAGTGACTCCCAGAGTTGGAAAAACAGACAAGCAGAGGACATGCAACCCCCAGCAC includes:
- the septin8 gene encoding septin-8-A isoform X3, with amino-acid sequence MNTLFNTTFENEEVSHYESKVQLRPQTYDLQESNVNLKLTVVHTVGFGDQINKEESYKPILEYIDAQFEKYLEEELKIKRSLFNCHDTRIHICLYFIAPTGHSLKSLDLVTMKKLDSKVNIIPVIAKADTVSKSELDKLKIKIMSELVSNGVQIYQFPTEDEAVAEINSSMNTHLPFAVVGSVEDVKVGNKMVKARIYPWGSVQVENENHCDFVKLREMLLRVNMEDLREQTHARHYELYRRCKLEEMGFKDTDPDSQSFSLQETYEAKRREFLMDLQRKEEEMRQMFVNKVKETEAELKEKEKELHDRFEQLKRMHQDEKKNLEEKRRELEEEMNSFNRRKVAAETLMGQALQGCSQPFKKDKDKKNFFSLPSACSLTSGRNLN
- the septin8 gene encoding septin-8-A isoform X2 translates to MAAGEVDVFANEEKRTLELGGHVGFDSLPDQLVSKSVAQGFCFNILCVGETGIGKSTLMNTLFNTTFENEEVSHYESKVQLRPQTYDLQESNVNLKLTVVHTVGFGDQINKEESYKPILEYIDAQFEKYLEEELKIKRSLFNCHDTRIHICLYFIAPTGHSLKSLDLVTMKKLDSKVNIIPVIAKADTVSKSELDKLKIKIMSELVSNGVQIYQFPTEDEAVAEINSSMNTHLPFAVVGSVEDVKVGNKMVKARIYPWGSVQVENENHCDFVKLREMLLRVNMEDLREQTHARHYELYRRCKLEEMGFKDTDPDSQSFSLQETYEAKRREFLMDLQRKEEEMRQMFVNKVKETEAELKEKEKELHDRFEQLKRMHQDEKKNLEEKRRELEEEMNSFNRRKVAAETLMGQALQGCSQPFKKDKDKKN
- the sowahab gene encoding ankyrin repeat domain-containing protein SOWAHA, giving the protein MALTQECILSFLLDHGGKVKNSELLNNFRSQISCSDPAEKQHNRDLFKKLVNSVAVVKQIDEVKFVVVKKRYQDFVKDVAHDGSQKTRMDDSFSENESFTHTSPPPHRDDSARMIYSDIENNNMCCPSNINEMYYSDAGSMREKIHGSSPDTTTVKVLNISGDQGSRTRKSGAVFAVIAVKSPPKNSAPATPAGLHSQVHHNTTSAKPITVETKVSKPPVSSPNFTACKKGALSDSQSWKNRQAEDMQPPALAQVRPQNKSTRQGDDAKYSESVPLEPLAHEWLVKCAAGLWGQIYGLLLQDTRLALKKDFMSGFTALHWAAKEGNSEMIHKLMDISREKGTCVNVNSKAHGGYTPLHIAAIHGHTEVMVLLVESYGANVNERDNDGRKAFHYLDEDAPAEVRALLGGLQESREKTEAGEYREHSKGFNTISKLLPHIGKKQKTATKCAHDC
- the septin8 gene encoding septin-8-A isoform X1, whose translation is MAAGEVDVFANEEKRTLELGGHVGFDSLPDQLVSKSVAQGFCFNILCVGETGIGKSTLMNTLFNTTFENEEVSHYESKVQLRPQTYDLQESNVNLKLTVVHTVGFGDQINKEESYKPILEYIDAQFEKYLEEELKIKRSLFNCHDTRIHICLYFIAPTGHSLKSLDLVTMKKLDSKVNIIPVIAKADTVSKSELDKLKIKIMSELVSNGVQIYQFPTEDEAVAEINSSMNTHLPFAVVGSVEDVKVGNKMVKARIYPWGSVQVENENHCDFVKLREMLLRVNMEDLREQTHARHYELYRRCKLEEMGFKDTDPDSQSFSLQETYEAKRREFLMDLQRKEEEMRQMFVNKVKETEAELKEKEKELHDRFEQLKRMHQDEKKNLEEKRRELEEEMNSFNRRKVAAETLMGQALQGCSQPFKKDKDKKNFFSLPSACSLTSGRNLN